The proteins below are encoded in one region of Chelonia mydas isolate rCheMyd1 chromosome 11, rCheMyd1.pri.v2, whole genome shotgun sequence:
- the LOC122462460 gene encoding interferon lambda-3-like — protein MLQGKMMACKLLLVLTLWTMSTEAFPKGTQGKTCHLSKYKSLPPWELETFKNVKDRFEDIVLLSDRKCNTKIFHRNWKVKELSVHDRVILVETELHLIIDVLENFGDSSLSEQLVRPLEILRDIREDLKSWARHQPHGHQRSQTLTSWLLNFHAAKKMETPGCLEASVIFNLFRFLNEDLKCAAYTDFCT, from the exons ATGCTCCAAG GAAAAATGATGGCTTGCAAACTGCTCCTTGTCCTGACCCTATGGACAATGTCTACGGAGGCCTTTCCCAAAGGGACTCAGGGGAAGACGTGCCACCTCTCAAAATACAAGTCCCTGCCACCCTGGGAACTGGAGACCTTCAAGAATGTCAAGGACAGATTT GAGGACATCGTGCTGTTGTCAGACCGAAAATGCAACACCAAGATTTTCCATCGGAACTGGAAAGTCAAAGAGCTGTCG GTGCACGACAGAGTGATCCTGGTAGAGACGGAGCTGCACCTCATTATTGACGTGCTGGAGAACTTTGGGGATTCCAGTCTGTCCGAGCAGCTCGTGAGGCCATTAGAAATCCTGAGGGACATCAGAGAGGACTTGAAGAGCTGG GCCAGACATCAGCCTCACGGCCATCAACGCTCCCAGACGCTGACTAGCTGGCTCCTAAACTTCCATGCCGCCAAGAAAATG GAAACTCCGGGGTGCCTGGAAGCATCTGTGATCTTCAATCTCTTCCGATTCCTGAACGAAGACTTGAAGTGCGCAGCCTACACGGATTTCTGCACCTAA